Proteins encoded together in one Macadamia integrifolia cultivar HAES 741 unplaced genomic scaffold, SCU_Mint_v3 scaffold621, whole genome shotgun sequence window:
- the LOC122069460 gene encoding SPX domain-containing protein 1-like — translation MKFGKSLSNQIEETLPEWRDKFLSYKDLKKKLKLIDPKTEERRCKRPRLVERDGFEAGEMEMSWMTREEKEFIRLLEDELEKFNAFFVEKEEEYIIRLKELQDRVAKARDSNEEMIKVRKEIVDFHGEMVLLENYSALNYTGLVKILKKYDKRTGALIRLPFIQRVLQQPFFTTDLLYKLVKECETMLDSLFPKKELFVPEGDGNEGCDTKPVTTKDGQLIRPKELAEIEYMESLYMKSSISALRVLEQIRSKSSTVSVFSLPPLQGNGLEETWNKVPVLEQVAK, via the exons ATGAAGTTCGGGAAGAGTCTGAGTAATCAGATCGAGGAGACTCTACCGGAGTGGAGAGATAAGTTCCTTTCGtataaggatttgaagaagaagcttaAGCTTATCGACCCTAAAACCGAGGAGAGACGTTGTAAGCGACCGAGGTTGGTTGAAAGGGATGGTTTTGAGGCTGGAGAGATGGAAATGAGTTGGATGACGAGAGAGGAGAAGGAATTTATTCGATTGTTGGAAGATGAACTCGAGAAATTCAATGCCTTTTTCGTcgagaaggaagaagagtatATCATCAGATTAAAG GAGTTACAAGATAGAGTGGCAAAAGCAAGAGATTCCAACGAAGAGATGATTAAAGTGCGAAAGGAAATTGTTGATTTCCATGGAGAGATGGTTCTTTTGGAGAATTACAGCGCTCTTAACTACACAG GTTTGGTGAAGATACTGAAGAAGTATGACAAGCGAACTGGTGCTCTCATTCGATTGCCCTTCATCCAGAGAGTATTGCAGCAACCGTTCTTCACTACAGACTTGCTCTACAAGCTTGTAAAAGAGTGTGAGACTATGCTTGATAGCCTCTTCCCAAAGAAAGAACTATTTGTACCTGAAGGAGATGGGAATGAAGGGTGTGATACTAAGCCTGTGACCACAAAGGATGGGCAGCTGATCAGGCCCAAGGAGCTCGCAGAAATCGAGTACATGGAGAGCTTGTATATGAAGAGCAGCATCTCAGCACTTCGGGTCCTAGAGCAGATCAGAAGCAAAAGCTCAACTGTAAGCGTATTTTCTTTGCCGCCACTGCAGGGTAATGGTCTGGAGGAGACCTGGAATAAAGTCCCTGTTTTGGAACAAGTAGCGAAATAG